Proteins from a single region of Megalopta genalis isolate 19385.01 chromosome 3, iyMegGena1_principal, whole genome shotgun sequence:
- the LOC117229626 gene encoding uncharacterized protein LOC117229626, translated as MPPLTRNIRQRVRQESFSIPLTPCLQNSVPTDRKCALIPSSSRRFPVPRHRNIATMNSVWLTSPFVQFDTENLIYNETLCSEAHFLNKFSRDKYKTEQQSSSTNNDRHGNFDILPDYPAKSNLFAKKPEQIEEIEENVTITVNARRETANSVITGALKIDSKISLRKAEPRSTLSETNLHSREDQWARACKTTESRTIGDPLLSCPFELVQIYPGNKENISDLGRTFSDVSREGSSMICFPKEDPKSSKPAAIEEDAASWSKVKRGHDEPEKNEPPLSSMQSRRSLKQASKSKPADLEKNSESLQEDVSSSSSSDDFEKSRSMKGKRSLPREASRRALKKTEKLTNCLERETIAAARVESEKSLTEAADFATVKEDRNVEVIASLDASVRNADVFDDYSVKSSDSKVKKSTCDPSSIFDVSGVGWFTGDSTVIDASKGTLSPEIRGMEENLKTVAGRLEQGTNGLNRMETMRANDTRNSGNGNVEKNIMEYAVDDTSSGTIGKEEEKFGVDYGDIKICNLLLIIHKQLYINFQKMENIWIQLQDTSSLDSVRSTVPMRLLVRIISRCKSYIHDSQDSYAAESKIARTLLRLVIDLAKAVDQNKLVVEKQEQQIDSILLKLYQEKNLYRKRIMINEVVSFWDHGLREICDIMQDILDKMKIVTVETEEKKNVRNPRQLSYSRRKDFYAEWRGQKLNLAGRGSNIEMRTPAVSNKHDPIGQSKSKTSMKSLSSPRSREVEKTGDVVVIKIAERKTNENVSLHRYNGTRRPKSKPSTKSLNIQRIRDAEKLSDAAAYKINERKTIDNARCHERGKLLKKPTQSVNFEQWKPMSRQKSRVANNQQPVWRPGGAVKLPSSSSATALTQRSRPLLPQANEKANQPTECIKEHPKHGRPGEPRKKVGTETCSAKCRAHNLPNDFSKQSSSRRCATYPEPAVKYKLKSRPLKVCFKQDSESSCRSESSSPERIGRQKNSKETKVLKLLEEIIKSTPNDKKEKKHANKSLVGNHQIQVGSTEPVKPISIEEEAEISQDEPTRDIDPNQTRRSKCAEIFHETPRSAQKMPERPLSSTVTNSSSIANIKNQTTDSKLDIQLENAQAKNSFSLKASSDCTSENESSNTYHSSMNLEPLSSDRKQQEDELETSKNLTIVKEGRSKNPSSVNEERSENPTDIDEEILKNLSSIDEERSKNPSSVNEERSKYPSDVNEEILKNLSSVNGEESKNPTDINEEPSKNPSSINEESSKNPSSINEEISTNPSYINEERFKNPLDVNEEILENLSSINEEKSENPTKINEELLNNPSSIYEEKSENPSSINEEKSKNPSSVNKEKSKNPSSINEGRSKDPSSVNETTSSTNSRATSLTALKEFLREQGVDVNLLNRAEQCMRDKRKCRGCLKAKSVSLADVGASDKQRDKRREPSAQSCKETEILEKIMKICERRLIASENDKNKSNKNCEENTRLPEKRDTSTSTETRNEDACSQTIPRETETKSIQITVEEDAALTKKREKGTIETQTEIISIRHAATDCRTENATKVESNDASSMTESTAVRDSVAETVQVSYVSKMTATERISENIRDHSRRSTTNLTEIWSKMNVKEDRRLTGKRSLERLSKTEDSSDESPSVRDRDDGEQDFRESDSSTSSSSLRQFPSRCSPDCNCNATMDPEFDYLGGTVPWETIAALQSATIRARSLYNAIHVYQQRMESRCKKERKLGEKGDSERCERTSKNLSRIDSIDIVVEDSYRSCKHDVEISSRADATSSNDDESERENSKAASTSVTNISRDGRNVSDDGVDAGISRKSSGGAVFGDAGSLMELLIREMDDGKMGEIDFVRTVSSRTCSKIRVEVPRAENEKTESTMKPFSRQSVLMLVYGVVCSIVFWCLQFTITCDVVA; from the exons ATGCCGCCACTTACGAGAAACATTCGACAACGCGTGCGACAGGAAAGTTTCAGCATTCCCCTAACCCCATGCCTTCAAAATTCTGTTCCGACCGATAGAAAATGTGCTTTAATCCCGTCGTCATCTCGCCGATTCCCCGTCCCGCGACACCGTAATATCGCGACAATGAATTCGGTTTGGCTGACGTCCCCGTTCGTTCAGTTCGACACCGAGAATCTCATTTACAACGAGACCCTGTGCTCGGAGGCGCACTTCCTCAACAAATTCTCAAGAGATAAGTACAAAACCGAGCAACAGAGCTCGTCGACGAACAACGACCGGCACGGGAACTTCGACATACTCCCCGACTATCCCGCCAAGTCAAATTTATTCGCGAAGAAACCAGAACAGATCGAGGAGATCGAAGAAAATGTTACGATCACGGTGAACGCTCGACGAGAGACGGCCAACTCCGTGATTACCGGGGCCCTGAAAATTGACTCGAAGATATCTCTGAGGAAGGCCGAGCCCAGAAGCACGCTCTCGGAGACCAATCTTCATTCACGGGAAGATCAATGGGCGCGAGCATGCAAGACGACAGAGAGCAGAACCATCGGAGACCCTCTTCTCAGCTGTCCCTTCGAGCTGGTGCAGATTTATCCTGGAAACAAAGAGAACATCTCCGACCTCGGTAGAACCTTTTCCGACGTGAGCCGAGAGGGCAGCTCGATGATATGTTTCCCGAAAGAGGATCCGAAATCGTCGAAGCCCGCTGCTATCGAGGAAGACGCGGCTTCGTGGTCGAAGGTGAAACGTGGCCACGACGAACCCGAGAAGAACGAGCCGCCTTTGTCCAGCATGCAGAGTCGGAGAAGCTTGAAACAAGCTTCGAAATCGAAGCCTGCGGATCTCGAAAAGAACAGCGAAAGCCTCCAAGAGGATGTAAGCTCCAGTTCGTCGTCCGACGACTTCGAGAAGTCGCGTTCGATGAAAGGAAAGAGAAGTCTGCCGAGAGAGGCTTCGAGGAGGGCGTTGAAGAAAACCGAGAAGCTCACGAATTGTCTTGAGCGCGAAACGATAGCTGCTGCACGTGTCGAGTCTGAAAAATCGCTAACGGAAGCGGCAGATTTCGCTACGGTGAAAGAAGACCGAAATGTTGAAGTAATCGCGTCGTTGGATGCAAGTGTTCGTAACGCCGACGTGTTCGATGATTATTCTGTGAAATCGAGCGACAGCAAAGTCAAGAAATCCACGTGCGATCCGTCTAGTATTTTCGACGTTTCGGGCGTTGGCTGGTTTACCGGAGACAGCACGGTGATCGACGCAAGCAAGGGAACATTGAGTCCTGAAATTAGAGGTATGGAGGAAAATTTGAAGACGGTTGCTGGAAGACTAGAGCAAGGAACGAATGGTTTGAACAGAATGGAAACGATGCGAGCGAATGACACGCGAAATAGTGGAAATGGAAACGTTGAGAAGAACATTATGGAATACGCTGTCGACGATACCAGCAGCGGGACAATCGGAAAGGAAGAAGAGAAGTTCGGCGTCGATTACGGCGATATCAAAATATGCAATTTGTTGTTGATAATTCACAAACAGTTGTACATCAATTTccagaaaatggaaaatatttggaTTCAGTTACAGGACACGAGCTCGCTCGATTCTGTGCGTTCGACGGTGCCTATGCGGCTTCTCGTCAGAATAATTTCCAG GTGCAAAAGTTACATTCACGATTCACAGGACAGTTACGCAGCTGAGTCAAAGATCGCTAGAACTTTGTTGCGTTTGGTCATCGATCTGGCGAAAGCAGTGGATCAGAACAAGCTTGTTGTGGAAAAGCAAG AGCAACAGATAGACAGCATCCTGTTGAAACTGTACCAAGAAAAGAATTTGTACAGAAAA AGAATAATGATAAACGAAGTCGTGTCGTTTTGGGACCACGGACTTCGCGAAATATGCGACATAATGCAAGATATTCTGGATAAGATGAAAATCGTTACAGTCGAGACCGAAGAGAAGAAAAATGTTAGAAACCCAAGGCAATTAAGCTA TTCCAGGCGGAAAGACTTCTACGCCGAATGGAGGGGTCAAAAATTGAACCTGGCAGGCAGAGGAAGTAACATCGAGATGCGGACGCCTGCTGTCTCGAATAAACACGATCCGATCGGACAATCAAAGTCCAAAACGTCGATGAAATCTTTGAGCAGCCCTAGAAGCCGCGAAGTTGAGAAGACCGGGGACGTTGTCGTAATTAAAATCGCCGAGAGAAAGACCAACGAGAACGTTAGCTTGCACAGGTACAACGGAACGAGGCGCCCGAAATCAAAGCCGTCGACAAAATCGTTGAACATCCAAAGAATCCGCGACGCGGAGAAACTTTCGGACGCCGCCGCGTACAAAATCAATGAGAGAAAGACGATCGACAATGCTCGCTGCCACGAGAGAGGCAAGCTGCTCAAGAAGCCCACGCAGAGCGTGAACTTCGAACAATGGAAGCCGATGTCCCGACAGAAGTCCCGCGTTGCCAACAATCAACAGCCGGTGTGGAGACCAGGTGGTGCGGTGAAACTTCCGTCGTCGAGCAGCGCTACCGCGTTGACGCAAAGAAGTCGGCCGTTGCTTCCGCAAGCCAACGAGAAAGCGAATCAACCGACAGAATGTATAAA GGAGCATCCGAAGCACGGACGACCCGGCGAGCCCAGAAAGAAAGTCGGCACTGAAACGTGCTCGGCGAAGTGCAGAGCGCATAATTTACCGAACGATTTCTCTAAACAATCGAGCAGCAGAAGATGCGCGACGTATCCAGAACCTGCTGTCAAGTACAAGTTGAAGTCAAGGCCATTGAAAGTGTGTTTCAAGCAAGACAGCGAGTCTTCCTGTCGATCGGAGTCGTCATCCCCCGAAAGGATCGGTCGACAGAAGAACTCGAAGGAAACGAAAGTCCTGAAACTTCTGGAGGAAATTATCAAATCTACGCCAAACGATAAGAAAGAGAAGAAACATGCGAACAAGTCGCTGGTTGGTAATCATCAGATTCAGGTGGGTTCGACTGAACCGGTGAAACCAATTTCGATCGAAGAAGAAGCTGAGATCTCGCAGGATGAGCCTACGAGGGACATCGATCCGAATCAAACGCGCCGATCGAAATGCGCTGAGATATTTCATGAAACTCCGCGGTCGGCGCAGAAGATGCCTGAACGTCCTCTGTCATCTACTGTGACGAATTCGTCTTCCATTGCCAATATCAAAAATCAGACCACTGATTCTAAATTGGACATCCAACTTGAAAACGCTCAGGCGAAGAATAGTTTCAGTTTAAAAGCTAGTTCAGATTGTACATCCGAAAACGAATCCTCGAACACCTATCACAGCTCCATGAACCTTGAACCTTTATCGTCGGATAGAAAGCAGCAGGAAGATGAACTAGAAACGAGTAAAAATTTGACGATAGTCAAAGAAGGAAGATCCAAGAATCCGTCATCGGTTAACGAAGAGAGATCGGAAAATCCGACAGACATTGacgaagaaatattaaaaaatttatcATCTATTGACGAAGAGAGATCGAAAAATCCGTCATCGGTTAACGAAGAAAGATCTAAATATCCGTCGGACGTTAACgaagaaatattgaaaaatctATCATCTGTTAACGGAGAAGAATCGAAAAATCCGACAGATATCAATGAAGAACCATCGAAAAATCCATCATCCATTAACGAAGAGAGCTCGAAAAATCCGTCATCGATTAACGAAGAAATATCGACAAATCCGTCGTACATTAACGAAGAAAGATTTAAAAATCCGTTAGACGTTAACGAGGAAATATTGGAAAATCTATCATCTATTAACGAAGAGAAATCGGAAAATCCGACAAAAATTAACGAAGAATTATTAAACAATCCATCATCTATTTACGAAGAAAAATCCGAAAATCCGTCATCCATTAACgaagaaaaatcgaaaaatccgTCATCCGTTAACAAAGAGAAATCCAAAAATCCGTCATCGATTAACGAAGGAAGATCCAAAGATCCGTCGTCCGTTAACGAAACAACGTCAAGCACGAATTCGCGCGCGACGTCGTTAACCGCATTGAAGGAATTTCTTCGCGAGCAAGGTGTGGATGTTAATTTGTTGAACAGGGCTGAACAGTGTATGAGGGACAAGCGGAAGTGTCGCGGCTGCTTGAAGGCGAAGTCCGTGAGTTTAGCAGACGTGGGAGCGTCCGACAAGCAACGGGACAAACGTCGGGAACCGTCGGCGCAGAGTTGCAAGGAGACGGAGATACTGGAGAAGATCATGAAAATTTGCGAACGAAGACTGATAGCCTCGGAAaacgataaaaataaatcgaataaaaattgtgaagAGAACACGAGGCTTCCGGAGAAAAGGGACACCTCGACGAGCACAGAGACGAGGAACGAGGATGCGTGTTCTCAGACGATTCCTCGGGAAACGGAGACGAAGAGTATACAAATCACCGTCGAAGAGGATGCCGCGTTGACGAAAAAGCGAGAGAAAGGAACGATCGAGACACAGACGGAGATCATTTCGATCAGACACGCTGCGACCGATTGTCGCACGGAAAATGCGACGAAAGTTGAAAGTAACGATGCCTCGTCGATGACGGAGTCGACTGCGGTTAGAGACAGCGTCGCGGAAACTGTGCAAGTGTCTTACGTTTCGAAAATGACAGCGACCGAAAGGATTTCGGAAAACATTCGAGATCATTCTCGCCGGAGTACTACAAATTTGACGGAGATATGGAGCAAAATGAATGTCAAAGAGGACCGGCGTTTGACAGGGAAGCGCAGTCTCGAGCGATTGAGCAAGACGGAAGATTCGAGCGACGAATCTCCGTCGGTCCGCGATCGAGACGACGGCGAGCAAGATTTtcgcgagtcggactcgtcgacGTCCTCGAGTTCCTTGCGACAATTCCCGTCGCGGTGTTCTCCAGATTGCAATTGCAACGCGACGATGGATCCGGAGTTCGATTATCTCGGCGGAACGGTTCCTTGGGAGACGATAGCGGCTCTACAGAGCGCTACGATCCGGGCAAGGAGCCTGTACAACGCTATTCACGTCTACCAGCAACGAATGGAATCGAGAtgcaagaaagaaagaaagctgGGAGAGAAAGGCGACTCGGAGAGATGCGAGCGAACGTCGAAGAACCTGTCACGAATCGACAGCATCGATATCGTCGTGGAAGACAGTTATCGTTCCTGCAAGCACGACGTCGAGATTTCGTCGCGCGCGGATGCGACGTCATCGAACGACGACGAGTCTGAACGCGAAAATTCGAAAGCCGCGTCAACGTCCGTCACGAATATTTCGCGGGACGGAAGGAATGTGTCCGATGATGGCGTTGATGCGGGAATTTCGAGGAAATCGTCTGGCGGTGCTGTCTTCGGGGACGCGGGCTCGTTGATGGAGCTGTTGATTCGGGAAATGGATGACGGGAAAATGGGGGAAATAGATTTCGTGCGGACGGTCTCGAGCAGAACGTGCTCGAAGATTCGCGTCGAAGTTCCGAGAGCGGAGAACGAGAAAACGGAGAGCACAATGAAACCGTTCTCCAGGCAAAGCGTGCTGATGCTTGTTTACGGCGTCGTGTGCTCCATTGTGTTCTGGTGCCTGCAGTTCACCATCACCTGCGACGTCGTTGCGTGA
- the LOC117229625 gene encoding uncharacterized protein LOC117229625, producing MFCTELAKAVGEFPHCRKSHSSPTFLPLNLDASTSTGQNRKDKRVNGLSVFVGATEQRVPIKEQAHKANKLKDPNLPSRHSKKYKNLCKSIWCSSKKKSVSAGQIFFKKGDTVVFNFKHLVSSERIVAEYARAHLYDKPRFVKVDRKESAKSLLTTNREKTDSDVEQYKIKQSFTRERTRSTEPGWKLNKSTESSQRNIKRATTKVSATHNFVYQFDPFATSKGSFSVKVPKGGQNSSNVGQGDNPTKCLNLAQSHEHSATTLPKLPFRRGLATVNAEKGDVVSSKKNTNLPDIGCQETEAEQRLPRSRGKRNLIGDIDREVEKVKSDWQALRSHGGDSKIKTFLSNSKSKKLYETLDDMTRELERIQKSYLDPRANQYLQRGAMKVLESSEPSFQEKADMIKEALFPKAAPYAKPANAKTADDVTKNALLPHGSYAGLSTEKYSAGRSMLGMKQCRKSVARPSSKSTPNLKKGNSGEVPAKSQKSEIEDYLEGYISSAERNFRNVESGSNDVLPSTDDMAEIIKKLNVQSFDMFDATDDEEPLPETRRDSKDVKDIKDETCTRTRTRARADNAQVSEDLRTEKLSLRENNKTLCSDSSIQTGVRAERTVNPFMEMSLQSLNVDLPETVLSRVLRSEYLLKDVSLKPM from the exons ATGTTTTGTACAG AACTGGCGAAAGCTGTCGGAGAGTTTCCACATTGCAGGAAATCGCACAGCAGCCCGACATTTTTGCCGTTGAATCTCGACGCCTCGACGTCGACCGGACAAAATCGTAAGGACAAACGTGTCAACGGATTGTCAGTTTTTGTCGGAGCTACGGAACAACGGGTACCTATAAAAGAGCAGGCACACAAGGCTAATAAATTAAAAGATCCGAACTTGCCCAGTCGGCACAGCAA AAAATACAAGAACTTGTGTAAATCCATTTGGTGCTCGAGCAAGAAAAAATCGGTCTCCGCTGGGCAAATCTTCTTCAAGAAGGGGGATACCGTTGTGTTTAATTTTAAGCACTTAGTAAGTTCGGAACGGATTGTCGCAGAATACGCACGCGCCCATCTTTACGACAA GCCCCGTTTCGTTAAAGTCGACCGCAAAGAATCGGCGAAATCGCTGTTGACGACCAACCGCGAAAAAACCGATTCAGACGTGGAGCAATACAAGATAAAACAATCATTTACACGCGAGAGGACGCGTTCCACTGAACCAGGATGGAAGTTAAACAAA tccACAGAAAGTTCACAAAGAAACATAAAAAGAGCAACGACAAAGGTGTCGGCGACGCACAATTTTGTATACCAGTTCGATCCGTTCGCGACGTCGAAAGGTTCCTTCAGCGTGAAAGTACCGAAGGGTGGTCAAAATTCGTCCAATGTTGGTCAAGGAG ATAATCCTACGAAATGTTTAAACCTCGCACAAAGCCACGAACATTCTGCCACCACGCTACCAAAATTGCCATTCCGACGCGGTTTGGCAACAGTCAACGCGGAAAAAGGGGACGTTGTAAGTTCCAAGAAAAATACTAATTTGCCTGACATAGGATGTCAAGAAACAGAGGCGGAGCAGCGATTGCCGAGAAGTCGTG GGAAACGGAATCTCATCGGCGACATAGATCGCGAGGTAGAAAAGGTGAAGTCCGACTGGCAAGCATTGAGGTCGCACGGCGGCGACTCCAAAATAAAGACTTTCCTCAGCAATTCGAAGTCGAAAAAATTATACGAGACGCTGGACGACATGACGCGCGAGTTGGAGCGAATACAAAAATCGTACCTGGATCCGAGAGCGAATCAGTACCTGCAACGAGGCGCTATGAAGGTGCTGGAATCGTCCGAGCCATCGTTCCAGGAGAAGGCTGACATGATCAAAGAAGCACTGTTCCCGAAAGCAGCACCTTACGCGAAGCCTGCTAACGCGAAAACGGCGGACGATGTTACGAAAAATGCTCTTCTCCCTCACGGATCTTACGCAGGCTTGTCCACAGAAAAGTACTCAGCCGGCAGAAGCATGCTGGGAATGAAGCAATGTCGGAAGAGCGTCGCCAGACCGAGCAGCAAGTCGACGCCAAATTTGAAGAAAGGGAATTCAGGCGAGGTTCCAGCGAAGTCGCAGAAATCTGAGATCGAGGATTATCTGGAGGGTTACATTAGCAGCGCAGAACGAAATTTCAGGAACGTCGAGTCCGGATCCAACGACGTGCTTCCGTCCACGGATGACATGGCGGAAATAATAAAGAAACTGAATGTACAGTCTTTCGATATGTTCGACGCGACGGACGACGAGGAACCTTTGCCGGAGACTAGGAGAGACAGCAAAGATGTCAAGGATATCAAGGATGAGACGTGTACGCGAACTCGGACGCGCGCGAGAGCCGACAACGCGCAAGTTTCGGAGGATCTTCGTACAGAGAAATTGTCTCTGCGGGAGAACAATAAGACGCTGTGTTCCGATAGTTCGATTCAAACGGGAGTTCGAGCTGAAAGAACAGTTAATCCGTTCATGGAGATGAGTTTGCAGTCATTGAACGTTGATCTGCCCGAAACTGTGCTGTCCCGCGTGCTGCGGTCCGAATATCTGCTGAAAGATGTATCGTTGAAGCCTATGTAG